TCGTCGGTGATGGTGCGGGGGCGGGGCATAAGTGAGGAGATACTCGAAAATAGGGCGGCCCCGCTGTGGGGCAGGGCACAGTGAGGCGGCTAGCGGGTCAGGGCGCGGGTGAAACTCTGGGCCGCGCGGGCCTTCATCCCGGCCACCGCATCCCAGTCGGGGGCCGTGCGGGAGAGGACCGGCGGGCAGAGGGCGTCCGCGCCAAAGTCGGTCGGGAAGGCCGGTGCCCCCGCGTCCGCGCAGAAGCCCTGCACCTTGGGGTCGTAGCTCACGCCCGCGAAGGGCACCCCGGCGGCGGCGGCCAGAATCAGGGCGTGGAGGCGCACGCCGACCACATAGCCGGCCCCGGCGATGGCGTCCAGCGCCACCTGCGGCTCACGGGTGCTCAGCACCTCGTCCGCGCCCAGGCGGCGCGCTGCCTCGTCGTCCTGCTCGGGCATGAAGGCCAGCGCGGTCACGTGGCGGCCTTCTGCCCGCAGCCGCGCCGCGACTGCCTTCAGCCCCTCCGCCGCGTCCGTCACGTCGCCGCGCGGGGCGAGGATGACGCGCCGGGGGTCGGGGGTCAGGCCGGGGGTGGGGGAGAGGAGCAGCGCCGGGTCGCCCCCCAGTTCCCCCTCCAGCCCCAGCGCCCGCAGCGTCTCCAGGCTGCCCCGGTCGCGCACGATGACCCGCAGGCCCCGCAGCGCCGCCGCGACCTTGCGACCGCCCTCCTCGCTGAGGGGACCGATGCTCTGGTTGAAGATGACCACCCGTTTGCCCAGCCCCCGCGCCCCCCGGATGATGCCCAGGTAATAGCTCAGGGTGCGGGCGCTGGTCCGGTCCTGGAGGAGGCCCCCGCCCCCCGACAGCACCACCTGCGAGCGGGCCAGGGCACCCAGCAGCGCGGCCGGGTTCATGCGGGCGGCACTCTCGCAGCCGTAGGCACGGGCGGTCTCGGCAGGCGTCTGCGAGAGCAGCAGCGGCACCGCCCCCTGCCGTTTCAGCTCGCGCGTGATGGCGAGCGCGATGGCCTCGTCACCCGTGTTGCCGAAGCCGTAGTAGCCGCTGACAGTGACTCTCACAGAACCTCCGGGAAGAGCCGAATCTTTTTGCGGCTCTTCCCCGACGGGAAGGAGAAGGAGAGAAGGTAGTTTCCGTGCAGTGGAAGACTTGCCGGTGCGGTCCTGGGAAGTCTGGAACGGAGCGGAAACCACCTCACGCCTGGGCCTCAGGTGTCGTCCGGCGCGTGCCGTGGGTGTTCCAGAAACGCAGCAGGAACTGCACCACCGGAATCGCAATCAGCCCCAGCAGCAGCCCCACGCCCAGGCCGATAAAGACGCGGGCGGCGCTGATCAGCAGCGGCGTGTGGAAGTGCGAGAAGGTGTTGAGGATGCTGGCCTGACCCACCACGCCGCCCAGCAGCAGCAGCAGGCTGAAGTAGCCCGGCAGCACGCCGCTGAGGCCCAGCAGGGCGAGCGGGTGCCCGGCCACCTCCTTGAAGCGCGGGCGGATGATGGAGTCCTGAAGCTGCTGGCGCACCTGCGCTTCCGTATCACTGACGCCCAGGCCGGTCGCGTTGCCCCGGCGCAGGAAGACCAGCGCGAAGACGGCCAGGCCCAGCCCCATCACGGCGATGTCGCCCAGGCGCAGCGGCGCATTGTAGATGTCGCGCGCCGTCTGGCGGATGTCCTGCCGGGGCAGGAAGCTCAGGCCCACGAACAGCAGCGGCACCAGCAGCGTGAGGCCCACCCCCCGGAAGGGTTCCAGGCCCAGCACGCTGTCCCGGTTCGCCCCCAGCGCCGACACGAACAGCACGCCGATCAGCGAGAGGCCCGTCGCCAGGAACCAGTCGGTCACGCGCGAGCGCCGC
This is a stretch of genomic DNA from Deinococcus carri. It encodes these proteins:
- the csaB gene encoding polysaccharide pyruvyl transferase CsaB; its protein translation is MRVTVSGYYGFGNTGDEAIALAITRELKRQGAVPLLLSQTPAETARAYGCESAARMNPAALLGALARSQVVLSGGGGLLQDRTSARTLSYYLGIIRGARGLGKRVVIFNQSIGPLSEEGGRKVAAALRGLRVIVRDRGSLETLRALGLEGELGGDPALLLSPTPGLTPDPRRVILAPRGDVTDAAEGLKAVAARLRAEGRHVTALAFMPEQDDEAARRLGADEVLSTREPQVALDAIAGAGYVVGVRLHALILAAAAGVPFAGVSYDPKVQGFCADAGAPAFPTDFGADALCPPVLSRTAPDWDAVAGMKARAAQSFTRALTR